A genomic window from Pocillopora verrucosa isolate sample1 chromosome 7, ASM3666991v2, whole genome shotgun sequence includes:
- the LOC131773074 gene encoding histamine H2 receptor-like: MAALSETHRNNSRINSSNLNSMALPTTPSFRSPCDDPRLFASSAVSVVVASCYAILIPVTLLGNGSVIAAFAANARLRTATNILILGLAASDLLVGAFAVPFWTFIVSHADITAGHCYSTYLIYISFDIFAGCASILQLTAIALERFLSTQWPLFHRKLPQYVYCIMLLVSWLCALTMAALQPLQAKTETWRKSYTVALFVSCCCSPLVIIVTSYCYIFKISRFQGRRRKTSSSKRCGLTPGGAIKELNVAITVAVITVLFVTAWFPFFVVTVIATFCLRCLPSPPALLHLVKFLKFLQYSSSAINPYIYAYRNTEMRKTLAKIARKLFPCDLGIGTRNVIDRGDSIQRYRQSIIQADQKPECYQTISRNNLSSAGEVFVQDTKSKPAKKSQKKNKKKTKVIYL; the protein is encoded by the coding sequence ATGGCtgctttatcagaaactcaTCGCAACAACTCAAGGATTAATTCCTCGAATTTGAATTCAATGGCTTTACCAACGACGCCGTCTTTCCGTTCCCCGTGCGATGACCCAAGACTTTTCGCGAGTTCTGCAGTTTCTGTGGTCGTTGCTTCATGCTACGCAATACTTATACCGGTAACCCTGTTAGGTAACGGCTCAGTGATTGCAGCCTTCGCTGCGAACGCCAGGCTACGAACTGCCACAAATATCTTGATCCTCGGCCTCGCGGCCAGCGATTTGCTAGTAGGAGCGTTTGCAGTTCCATTCTGGACGTTCATTGTTTCGCACGCAGATATAACGGCGGGTCACTGTTACTCAACGTATTTGATTTACATAAGCTTTGACATTTTCGCAGGATGTGCGTCAATCCTGCAGCTCACTGCTATCGCTTTGGAACGTTTCCTCTCGACGCAATGGCCGCTGTTTCATCGCAAGTTGCCGCAATATGTCTATTGCATCATGTTGCTGGTTTCATGGCTCTGCGCTTTAACGATGGCAGCTCTACAACCGTTGCAGGCGAAAACGGAGACATGGCGGAAGAGCTACACTGTAGCTTTATTCGTATCCTGTTGTTGCTCTCCGTTGGTAATCATTGTGACTTCCTACTGctatattttcaaaatcagtCGGTTTCAGGGCAGAAGGCGCAAGACAAGTTCTTCCAAGCGCTGTGGGCTGACTCCCGGTGGAGCGATCAAGGAACTTAACGTTGCTATCACAGTGGCGGTAATCACTGTCCTCTTTGTAACTGCTTGGTTTCCATTCTTCGTCGTTACCGTTATTGCTACGTTTTGCTTGAGGTGTTTACCGTCCCCGCCTGCTCTTCTGCATCTGGTCAAGTTCCTCAAGTTCTTACAATACAGCAGTAGTGCTATAAATCCCTATATATATGCTTACAGAAACACAGAAATGCGGAAGACACTGGCGAAAATTGCTAGAAAACTTTTCCCGTGCGATCTGGGGATCGGAACAAGAAATGTCATTGATAGAGGAGACTCTATTCAGCGCTATCGACAGTCAATAATACAAGCCGATCAAAAACCTGAATGTTATCAGACAATTTCGAGGAACAATCTCTCTTCAGCGGGAGAGGTTTTCGTGCAAGACACGAAAAGCAAACCCGCtaaaaaatcacaaaagaaaaacaaaaagaaaacaaaagtgattTATTTGTAG
- the LOC131773064 gene encoding notch-regulated ankyrin repeat-containing protein A-like codes for MQDLVTNTTSPEGSPAQKKRKRNSRRVPIDMMLQVQIAAIRQPKEREALKKRLRKQITCCEINEITTSGLTALNQCVLDGNLESAKMLVELGADVNKKDRFGWTALHYAASEGYEAICRYLLRNGANVRAEDKEGKFPVEVTDDELILKLLLRATLLYNMPPLDKDSLQHSC; via the coding sequence ATGCAGGATTTGGTAACTAATACAACTTCGCCTGAAGGATCTCCAGCGCagaaaaaacgaaagagaaacAGCCGGCGAGTCCCTATTGATATGATGTTGCAAGTCCAAATCGCCGCTATAAGACAGCCAAAGGAAAGAGAAGCTTTAAAGAAGCGATTGAGAAAACAAATTACATGTTGCGAGATAAATGAAATAACTACTTCAGGACTCACGGCACTCAATCAGTGCGTTTTAGACGGAAATTTGGAGAGCGCTAAAATGCTGGTCGAATTAGGAGCAGACGTTAACAAGAAGGATAGATTCGGTTGGACCGCTCTGCATTACGCGGCCAGCGAAGGTTACGAAGCAATCTGCCGGTATCTCTTAAGGAACGGTGCGAATGTCAGGGCTGAAgataaagaaggaaaattcCCCGTGGAAGTTACGGACGATGaacttattttaaaacttttattgAGGGCGACTTTGCTATACAACATGCCCCCGTTAGACAAAGACTCCCTGCAGCATAGCTGCTGA